One segment of Pseudanabaena sp. FACHB-2040 DNA contains the following:
- a CDS encoding DUF6208 family protein: MKQGFELEALWEVPLGVLSYLFSRVVKWTLTFVSRYYNPASQRSQPEWQVVSAEFLKGPVKLLWTMSRARWNLHSLIAIAGPFSVSSSLSLDLTALNRSAKSWTAVVYTLQGYKTITSVSSLSIPTDRDWQSIELPPGRYLVGVRHYQWSDPIQLPAIQVDDQPALAAQPLTAPANFNQFYRNLVHRRGWLYTWLNFYVYPLLRYRRWLPSAFVKQTFLPVPNPETQFYYGALNTDEAVRLEVPPDLLNTHSLFLSLYTRDCFPLDWYPVTQTQHTTQAMTEKGAYILRVHPKDVLSLTRDISEIHVSIT; encoded by the coding sequence ATGAAGCAGGGATTTGAACTCGAAGCGCTGTGGGAAGTCCCTCTAGGGGTGTTGTCTTACCTGTTTTCTCGGGTTGTTAAGTGGACATTGACTTTCGTCAGCCGCTACTACAACCCAGCTAGCCAGCGCTCCCAGCCAGAGTGGCAGGTGGTGTCTGCGGAGTTTCTCAAGGGGCCAGTCAAGCTGCTGTGGACCATGAGCCGAGCCCGCTGGAACCTGCACTCGCTGATTGCGATCGCAGGCCCCTTCAGCGTCAGCAGCTCCCTGTCTCTAGACTTGACCGCTCTCAATCGCTCGGCCAAGTCTTGGACAGCGGTAGTCTATACCCTCCAGGGCTACAAAACTATCACCAGCGTCAGCTCCCTCAGCATCCCTACCGATCGCGACTGGCAGAGTATTGAGCTGCCCCCAGGTCGCTATCTGGTTGGTGTTCGCCATTATCAGTGGAGTGACCCCATTCAGCTGCCCGCGATTCAGGTTGATGACCAGCCAGCCTTGGCCGCTCAACCGCTGACGGCTCCTGCTAACTTCAACCAGTTCTACCGAAACCTAGTTCACCGTCGGGGCTGGCTTTACACCTGGCTGAACTTCTATGTCTATCCCCTGCTGCGCTACCGCCGTTGGCTCCCCTCAGCCTTCGTCAAGCAGACCTTTCTTCCAGTGCCCAACCCCGAGACGCAGTTCTACTACGGTGCCTTAAATACAGACGAAGCGGTCAGACTAGAGGTTCCCCCAGATCTGCTCAACACCCACAGCCTTTTCTTGAGCCTCTACACCAGAGACTGCTTTCCCTTGGACTGGTACCCCGTCACCCAGACGCAGCACACCACTCAAGCCATGACAGAAAAGGGAGCATATATTCTACGGGTTCACCCCAAAGATGTCTTGTCCCTAACTAGGGATATTTCAGAAATTCATGTAAGTATCACGTAG
- a CDS encoding Gfo/Idh/MocA family oxidoreductase, translated as MIIVDTALKARHEANNPVRVGMIGAGFMGRGVVNQIANYIPGMELVAIANRTVSNAMDAYTKVGVENVKEVKTVAELEDAIAQGQYAVTDDPSILCQSESIDVLIEATGHVEYGAQVTLEAIKHKKHMVLMNAELDATVGPILKVYADQAGVVLTGCDGDQPGVQMNLYRFVQSIGLTPVVCGNIKGLQDRYRNPTTQESFAKQWGQTAHMVTSFADGTKISFEQAIVANATGMKVAQRGMLGYHYDGHIDDMVDRYDVEQLKSLGGIVEYVVGTKPSPGVFVYATHDDPVQAHYLNYGKLGGGPLYSFYVPYHLTVFEVPLSAARAVLFRDVVIAPLGAPVVDVITTAKINLQAGETLDGLGGYLTYGMCENSELVASDNLLPMGLAEGCRLKRDVPKDQVLTYDDVELPEGRTAHRLRVEQDAYFATRKVPATV; from the coding sequence ATGATTATTGTAGATACTGCCCTGAAGGCTCGCCACGAAGCAAACAATCCGGTGCGAGTCGGCATGATTGGCGCAGGCTTTATGGGCCGTGGAGTGGTTAACCAGATTGCCAACTACATTCCAGGTATGGAACTGGTTGCGATCGCAAACCGCACCGTCTCCAACGCAATGGATGCCTACACCAAAGTGGGCGTTGAAAACGTTAAAGAGGTCAAAACGGTTGCCGAGCTAGAAGATGCCATTGCCCAAGGGCAATATGCCGTCACCGATGACCCCAGCATCCTCTGCCAGTCAGAAAGCATCGACGTTCTAATCGAAGCCACAGGGCATGTGGAGTATGGCGCTCAGGTCACGCTAGAGGCCATTAAGCACAAAAAGCACATGGTCTTGATGAATGCTGAGCTCGATGCCACCGTAGGCCCCATCCTGAAGGTATACGCTGATCAGGCCGGAGTCGTGCTGACCGGCTGCGACGGTGACCAACCCGGTGTGCAGATGAACCTTTACCGGTTTGTGCAGAGCATCGGCCTGACTCCAGTTGTGTGTGGCAATATCAAAGGTCTGCAAGATCGCTACCGCAACCCCACCACTCAAGAAAGCTTTGCCAAGCAGTGGGGCCAGACCGCTCACATGGTCACCAGCTTTGCTGACGGCACCAAAATCTCCTTTGAGCAGGCCATCGTTGCCAACGCGACTGGGATGAAGGTGGCTCAGCGGGGCATGTTGGGGTATCACTACGACGGCCACATCGACGACATGGTCGATCGCTACGATGTCGAGCAGCTCAAGTCCTTAGGCGGCATTGTGGAATACGTCGTTGGCACCAAGCCCAGCCCTGGCGTATTTGTCTACGCCACCCACGACGATCCCGTCCAGGCCCACTACCTGAACTACGGCAAACTTGGGGGAGGCCCGCTTTACAGCTTCTATGTGCCTTACCACCTCACTGTCTTTGAGGTGCCCCTCTCGGCTGCCCGCGCTGTGCTGTTCCGCGATGTCGTCATTGCCCCCCTTGGCGCACCAGTGGTAGACGTTATCACCACTGCCAAAATTAATCTCCAAGCTGGAGAGACCTTAGACGGCCTTGGGGGTTACCTGACCTACGGCATGTGCGAAAACTCAGAGCTTGTCGCCTCTGACAATCTGTTGCCGATGGGGCTGGCTGAGGGCTGCCGCCTAAAGCGGGATGTGCCCAAAGATCAGGTGCTCACCTATGACGATGTTGAACTACCCGAGGGCCGGACAGCCCATCGGCTGCGAGTAGAGCAAGACGCCTACTTTGCTACCCGCAAAGTTCCAGCCACCGTATAA
- the rfbF gene encoding glucose-1-phosphate cytidylyltransferase: MKAVILAGGLGTRLSEETSIKPKPMVEVGGRPILWHIMKTYSAHGINDFIICCGYKGYVIKEYFANYFLHMSDVTFDMRFNQMNIHHGKAEPWRVTLVDTGEETLTGGRLKRVREHIGQETFCFTYGDGVSNVNVTELLDFHKEAGTLATLTAVQPPGRFGAISLTEGQTKISTFQEKPEGDGAWINGGYFVLEPQVIDFIAGDETIWEQEPLRKLAQMDQLSAYRHSGFWQPMDTLRDKNYLEDLWKKGKAPWKVW; this comes from the coding sequence ATGAAAGCAGTCATCTTGGCAGGTGGGCTGGGTACTCGTCTAAGCGAGGAAACCAGTATCAAACCTAAGCCAATGGTTGAAGTGGGTGGGCGGCCAATTCTTTGGCACATTATGAAGACCTACTCAGCCCACGGTATCAATGACTTTATTATTTGTTGCGGCTACAAAGGCTACGTCATCAAAGAATATTTTGCCAATTACTTTCTGCACATGTCAGACGTCACATTCGACATGCGCTTCAATCAAATGAATATTCACCACGGTAAAGCAGAGCCCTGGCGGGTAACTCTGGTGGACACAGGCGAGGAAACCCTCACCGGAGGTCGTCTCAAGCGGGTTCGAGAGCACATCGGTCAGGAAACCTTTTGCTTCACCTATGGCGATGGCGTCAGCAACGTCAATGTCACGGAACTGCTCGATTTCCACAAGGAAGCAGGCACCCTGGCTACCCTGACGGCAGTTCAGCCTCCTGGGCGATTTGGGGCGATTTCTTTGACAGAAGGGCAAACCAAAATTTCGACCTTCCAAGAAAAGCCTGAGGGAGACGGTGCCTGGATTAACGGTGGCTATTTTGTGCTAGAGCCCCAGGTAATCGACTTTATTGCAGGCGACGAAACCATTTGGGAACAGGAACCCCTGCGAAAGTTGGCCCAGATGGATCAGCTCTCCGCTTATCGCCACAGCGGTTTTTGGCAGCCCATGGACACGCTACGCGATAAAAACTATCTAGAAGATCTTTGGAAAAAGGGTAAAGCTCCCTGGAAAGTCTGGTAG
- a CDS encoding dTDP-4-dehydrorhamnose 3,5-epimerase family protein — MIFEETHLSGAFVISLEKKEDHRGFFSRAFCSKEFEEHGLKPVGVQCNLAGNFVKGTLRGMHYQVPPAAEAKLFRCIKGANYHVIADMRPNSPTYLQHFGIELSSDNQSALYIPEMFAHGYQALTDGSEAFYMVSEFYTPGCERGLRYDDPTLNIKWPLPVTEISEKDTAWPLLNSVKPEVYL, encoded by the coding sequence ATGATTTTTGAAGAAACCCATCTGAGTGGTGCCTTTGTCATCTCTTTGGAGAAGAAGGAAGATCACCGAGGCTTTTTTTCGCGCGCTTTTTGTTCTAAGGAGTTTGAGGAACATGGCTTAAAGCCTGTGGGGGTGCAGTGTAATTTGGCTGGCAATTTTGTCAAAGGCACTCTGCGGGGAATGCATTATCAGGTTCCCCCGGCTGCCGAAGCTAAATTGTTTCGCTGCATTAAAGGCGCTAACTATCATGTCATCGCTGACATGCGCCCCAACTCTCCAACGTACCTGCAGCATTTTGGCATCGAGCTATCTTCTGATAACCAAAGTGCTCTGTATATTCCAGAGATGTTTGCCCACGGCTATCAGGCGCTCACCGACGGCTCCGAAGCGTTTTACATGGTAAGCGAGTTTTATACGCCGGGCTGTGAACGAGGGCTGCGCTATGACGATCCAACCCTTAATATCAAATGGCCTTTGCCGGTGACCGAAATCTCTGAGAAAGACACTGCATGGCCCCTGCTCAACTCCGTTAAACCAGAGGTTTACCTATGA